AAAGGAAGGGCCTCATGAAAATCGATGTTTTGACCTTGTTTCCGGAAATGTTCGAGGGCGTGTTCGGCGCGAGCATTCTGGGCAAAGCGCGCGGCAAAGGGCTGGTCAAGCTCGGCACGGTGAATTTCCGCGATTTCTCGAACAGCAAGCACGGGACGGTGGACGACACGCCTTACGGCGGCGGCGGCGGGATGGTGCTGAAGCCCGAGCCGTTGTTCGCGGCGGTAGAGTCGCTTACGGAAGGCCGGACAAGCGGTTCCCGTCCCCGCGTCATCCTGATGTGTCCCCAGGGGGAGCGATTCACCCAGCGAAAGGCCGAGGAATTGGCCCGCGAATCGCACCTGATTTTGATTTGCGGCCACTATGAGGGCTACGACGAACGAATCCGCGAGCATCTCGTCACGGACGAGCTGTCCATCGGCGATTACGTGCTCACCGGCGGCGAGCTGGCGGCGATGGTGGTCGTCGACGCGGTCGTCCGGCTGCTGCCGGGCGTGCTCGGCAACGAGGCGTCGGCCAGCGAGGACTCGTTCAGCACCGGCCTGCTGGAATATCCGCATTATACCCGGCCGGCCGACTTTCGCGGCTGGAAAGTTCCCGACGTGCTGCTCTCGGGCCATCACGAGCGGATCGCCGAATGGAGGCGCCGGGAATCGCTGCGCCGGACGCTGCAGCGCCGTCCCGACCTGCTGGAGAAGGCCGAGCTGACGGACAAGGATCGCCGCTGGCTGGAAGAGCTCCGGCAAGCCGCGGGCGAGCAGGACGCCGGGCAACCGGAACAGCCCCGCGGTTCCGCGTAAGCAAATCTTGTAATCGCCCCGATCCTATGGTAATATGTTTCTTGTTGTGCAGATCGGCGGTCCTCTGTCAGCGATGAACATGCGCAAACGGCGCATATGAGCGGCAAGAACGCCTGAGTGGAAGGAGGGAGTCATCGATGAACCTGATTCGCGAAATTACGCAAGAACAGCTCCGCAAGGATATTCCGAACTTCCGTCCCGGCGATACGCTGAAAGTGTACGTGAAGGTTATTGAAGGAAGCCGCGAGCGGATTCAGTTGTTCGAAGGGGTTGTCATCAAGCGCCGCGGCGGCGGCATCAGCGAAACGTTTACGGTTCGCAAAATGTCCTACGGCGTAGGCGTTGAAAGAACGTTCCCCGTGCATTCGCCGAAGCTGGAGAAGATTGAAGTGGCTCGCCGGGGTAAAGTTCGCCGCGCGAAACTGTATTATCTTCGCGGTCTTCGCGGAAAAGCGGCACGTATCCAAGAAATTCGCTAATAGACGAAACCGGGGGCTTGGGTTCCAAGCTCCTTTTCGTTTTCCCTTGAATTCGCAAAACGGGCGGAGGATAGCCTAATGAGTGACAATACCGAAAAAGTCAATGTCAAAAGCGAAGCTTGGGAGTGGATCAAGGCGCTTGTCATCGCGCTGGCGCTCGTCTTTTTGATCCGGTGGCTGCTGTTCTCTCCTTTTCTCGTTTCCGGGCAATCGATGGAACCAAACTTTTATGACGGCGAACGTCTGATCGTCAACAAAATTTTGTACGACTTCCGCGATCCGAAGCGGGGGGAAGTCATCGTATTTCTTGCGCCCGACGGCCGCGATTACATCAAACGCGTGATCGGCGTTCCCGGCGACCGCGTGAAGGTCGAAGGCGATACGGTCTATGTCAACGGTCAACCGATCGACGAGCCGTATTTGAAGGAAGCGATCGAAGCGGCGAAAGCCCGGGGCGTCGACTACAACAACACGAACAAGGAAGAAACGGTAGTTCAGCCCGGCACGCTGTTCGTCATGGGCGACAACCGCTCTCACAGCTCGGACAGCCGGTCGAATGCCGTCGGGCTCGTGCCGTACGACAAGATCGTCGGCCGCGCCGAAGTCGTGTTCTGGCCCTTGTCCCATATCAAGCTGGCGCGATGACGGGCAGGCGGCCTGAAGGGAGATCTACCGATGCATATTCAATGGTTTCCGGGGCATATGACCCGGGCCAAGCGTCAGATCGAGGATAAATTAAAGCTGATCGATTTGGCCATCGAGCTGGTCGATGCCCGGCTGCCGCTGTCCAGCCGCAACCCGATGGTGGACAGCCTGCTGCGGGGAAAACCGAGAATGGTGCTGCTCAACAAGGAAGATTTGGCCGACCCCGCCGTAACGTCGGAGTGGGTAAAGCATTTTCGCGCCAAAGGTCTGGAAGCAATGCCGATCCGGGCCTCGGGCGGCGCACAGGCGAAAGCGATCGAAGCCAAGGCCAAGGAACTGCTGGCGGACAAGCGGGAAGCGATGATCCGCCGCGGCATACAGCCGAGACCGATCCGGGCGCTGATCGTCGGCATTCCGAACGTCGGCAAGTCCACGCTGATCAATACGCTGGCCGGCCGTGCGGTTGCCGCGACAGGCGACAAGCCGGGCGTCACCAAGGGCCAGCAGTGGATCAAAACGTCGATCGACATGGAACTGCTGGACACGCCGGGTATTCTCTGGCCGAAGTTCGACGATCAGCGCGTCGGCTTCCGCCTGGCCGTGACCGGCGCGATCAAGGACGAGATTATCGCGGCGGAAGAGGTGGCGTTTTTCGCCCTGCAGTATCTGGCCCGATATTACGGCGACCGGCTGAAGGAACGGTACGGCGCGGATCTGGACGTGCCCGAAGCGCCTGCCGAACCGGAGAAGGCCGCCGGGGACGAACCGGAAGGGCGGCCCGAAGGCTCTGTCACAAGCATCGCCGATCCCGAGCTGCATGCCCGGTT
This DNA window, taken from Paenibacillus thermoaerophilus, encodes the following:
- the ylqF gene encoding ribosome biogenesis GTPase YlqF, which codes for MHIQWFPGHMTRAKRQIEDKLKLIDLAIELVDARLPLSSRNPMVDSLLRGKPRMVLLNKEDLADPAVTSEWVKHFRAKGLEAMPIRASGGAQAKAIEAKAKELLADKREAMIRRGIQPRPIRALIVGIPNVGKSTLINTLAGRAVAATGDKPGVTKGQQWIKTSIDMELLDTPGILWPKFDDQRVGFRLAVTGAIKDEIIAAEEVAFFALQYLARYYGDRLKERYGADLDVPEAPAEPEKAAGDEPEGRPEGSVTSIADPELHARFVELMEAIGRRRGCLEGGGQVSYAKTGMALLRDIRTGKLGRISWERPE
- the trmD gene encoding tRNA (guanosine(37)-N1)-methyltransferase TrmD translates to MKIDVLTLFPEMFEGVFGASILGKARGKGLVKLGTVNFRDFSNSKHGTVDDTPYGGGGGMVLKPEPLFAAVESLTEGRTSGSRPRVILMCPQGERFTQRKAEELARESHLILICGHYEGYDERIREHLVTDELSIGDYVLTGGELAAMVVVDAVVRLLPGVLGNEASASEDSFSTGLLEYPHYTRPADFRGWKVPDVLLSGHHERIAEWRRRESLRRTLQRRPDLLEKAELTDKDRRWLEELRQAAGEQDAGQPEQPRGSA
- the rplS gene encoding 50S ribosomal protein L19, with protein sequence MNLIREITQEQLRKDIPNFRPGDTLKVYVKVIEGSRERIQLFEGVVIKRRGGGISETFTVRKMSYGVGVERTFPVHSPKLEKIEVARRGKVRRAKLYYLRGLRGKAARIQEIR
- the lepB gene encoding signal peptidase I; translated protein: MSDNTEKVNVKSEAWEWIKALVIALALVFLIRWLLFSPFLVSGQSMEPNFYDGERLIVNKILYDFRDPKRGEVIVFLAPDGRDYIKRVIGVPGDRVKVEGDTVYVNGQPIDEPYLKEAIEAAKARGVDYNNTNKEETVVQPGTLFVMGDNRSHSSDSRSNAVGLVPYDKIVGRAEVVFWPLSHIKLAR